A region of the Deltaproteobacteria bacterium genome:
CAGGAGGTTCGCGATTTTCTGCAAGCCGAACTCCAGGCAGGTACCTTTGTGACTAAAAGTGGAGGGCTGGCCGAGGGGAATAATCAAGAATTCTCCAGGAAGATGGCCCAGAGAGGTTGGCTCGGCATGACCTGGCCGAAACAATATGGAGGGCAAGGATGCACCTACGTGGAGAAAGCCATCTTAATTGAAGAG
Encoded here:
- a CDS encoding acyl-CoA dehydrogenase family protein translates to MRFTFTEEQNKFRQEVRDFLQAELQAGTFVTKSGGLAEGNNQEFSRKMAQRGWLGMTWPKQYGGQGCTYVEKAILIEELFKVQAPVAYHFLADRQIGPSIIHFGSEWQKEHFLPRFVRADDN